Proteins found in one Pectobacterium atrosepticum genomic segment:
- a CDS encoding prepilin peptidase-dependent protein: MKTGNRQLRGFTLLELLVVLTIVALMAGGGLHGWIQYQQAIRLEQSVQQLLDFLSRVQANAYWHNETRTAKLIPQGALWCVVSGQNEKQAEAVCRENDAGQFVRRTQDVVLVKSTSNVFTFFGLRNAAQAGHISLSNAAGQLRLVISVRGRIRLCSESQAVLAIPLC; this comes from the coding sequence ATGAAAACAGGGAATCGACAACTCCGAGGATTTACCTTGCTTGAATTATTGGTGGTGCTGACGATTGTGGCACTGATGGCGGGCGGCGGCCTGCATGGCTGGATTCAGTATCAGCAGGCCATCCGTCTGGAACAGAGCGTGCAGCAACTGCTCGACTTTTTGAGTCGGGTTCAGGCCAATGCCTACTGGCATAACGAAACCCGCACAGCGAAGCTGATACCACAGGGGGCGCTGTGGTGTGTGGTTTCTGGTCAGAATGAAAAGCAGGCAGAGGCGGTATGCCGTGAGAACGATGCGGGACAGTTCGTTCGCCGCACACAGGATGTCGTGTTGGTAAAGTCCACAAGCAATGTTTTCACGTTCTTTGGCTTGCGCAACGCCGCACAGGCTGGGCACATCTCGTTATCGAACGCTGCGGGGCAACTGCGTCTGGTTATCTCGGTGAGGGGACGCATTCGTCTGTGCAGCGAGTCGCAAGCTGTTTTGGCGATTCCCTTATGTTGA